One genomic segment of Stigmatella erecta includes these proteins:
- a CDS encoding DsbA family protein gives MPLICWKRVVPLIAAVAFTGLACTKNPEAAADKGPASARPVPAAPPAAPPAAPPSGGASALAGIPGMDFSALPPSAQAELATIFSDEFCYCGCPHTLGACLRQHTDCRHAKRMARLAARSVSAGVSAAEVIVGLSSYYGTFREARANLKVDPRMCKGPENAPVTVSEFADFECPSCGHASPLLKEFAQKGGDKVRLCFLPFPLPNHPNALPAAQAALWARDQGKFWEMHDALFGQQQNLAPAALPALADKLGLSGAKLQEVLKVGTYLNEVETFRTQGRAANISGTPAVFFNGRPYPGALTLDPELLAHSLEDELEWRSNNNAWAAD, from the coding sequence GTGCCCCTCATCTGTTGGAAGCGAGTCGTCCCCCTGATCGCCGCCGTGGCGTTCACCGGCCTGGCGTGCACCAAGAACCCCGAGGCCGCCGCCGACAAAGGCCCGGCCTCCGCCCGGCCGGTCCCGGCCGCGCCCCCTGCCGCCCCGCCCGCGGCGCCCCCCTCCGGGGGGGCCTCGGCGCTCGCGGGGATCCCGGGCATGGATTTCTCCGCGCTGCCCCCGTCCGCCCAGGCGGAGCTGGCCACCATCTTCAGCGACGAGTTCTGCTACTGCGGCTGCCCGCACACGCTGGGCGCCTGCCTGCGGCAGCACACGGACTGCCGGCACGCCAAGCGCATGGCCCGGCTGGCCGCCCGGAGCGTGTCCGCGGGCGTGTCCGCGGCCGAGGTCATCGTGGGGCTGTCCAGCTACTACGGCACCTTCCGCGAGGCCCGCGCGAACCTGAAGGTGGACCCGCGCATGTGCAAGGGCCCGGAGAACGCCCCGGTGACGGTGTCGGAGTTCGCCGACTTCGAGTGCCCGTCCTGCGGCCACGCCAGCCCCCTGCTCAAGGAGTTCGCCCAGAAGGGCGGGGACAAGGTGCGCCTGTGCTTCCTGCCGTTCCCGCTGCCCAACCACCCCAACGCGCTGCCCGCGGCCCAGGCGGCCCTGTGGGCGCGCGACCAGGGCAAGTTCTGGGAGATGCACGATGCGCTCTTCGGCCAGCAGCAGAACCTGGCCCCCGCGGCGCTGCCCGCGCTGGCCGACAAGCTCGGCCTGTCCGGCGCGAAGCTGCAGGAGGTGCTCAAGGTGGGCACCTACCTGAACGAGGTGGAGACCTTCCGCACCCAGGGCCGTGCCGCCAACATCTCGGGCACCCCGGCGGTCTTCTTCAACGGCCGCCCCTATCCGGGCGCGCTGACGCTCGACCCGGAGCTGCTCGCCCACAGCTTGGAGGACGAGCTGGAGTGGCGTTCCAACAACAACGCATGGGCCGCGGACTGA
- the truD gene encoding tRNA pseudouridine(13) synthase TruD yields MNSLPRLTADVPGCGGAFKLVPEDFEVEELPAYEPSGQGEHLYLWLEKRGRDTREVVRALSKALEVPEGDIGVAGMKDRHAVTRQLLSVPARAEAKLAGFALEGVQVLWTRRHGNKLRTGHLKGNRFQLLVRGVKDVDAAREAFSRLAARGVPNYFGEQRFGRQGDNADLGKALLLGQRLPRKPDRFERKLYLSAFQSRLFNRALAARLSAGTFDTALLGDVLRKEETGGLFVCEAPEVDAPRAAAFEVSPAGPMFGPEMTPSAHGVAEAEAALLVEEGVTLSDFARGRGETEGARRPYRVRLAQPVFAPEGEDLRLSFELPRGAYATEVLAELLKEG; encoded by the coding sequence GTGAACTCACTTCCACGACTGACCGCCGATGTCCCCGGATGTGGTGGGGCCTTCAAGCTCGTTCCCGAGGACTTCGAGGTGGAGGAGCTGCCCGCCTACGAGCCCAGCGGGCAGGGCGAGCACCTCTACCTCTGGCTGGAGAAGCGCGGCCGGGACACGCGCGAGGTGGTGCGCGCGCTCTCCAAGGCCCTGGAGGTCCCCGAGGGCGACATCGGCGTGGCCGGCATGAAGGACCGCCACGCCGTGACCCGCCAGCTCCTCTCCGTGCCCGCGCGGGCCGAGGCCAAGCTGGCCGGCTTCGCGCTGGAGGGCGTGCAGGTGCTCTGGACGCGCCGGCACGGCAACAAGCTCCGGACGGGGCACCTGAAGGGCAACCGCTTCCAGCTGCTGGTGCGCGGGGTGAAGGACGTGGACGCGGCGCGCGAGGCCTTCTCCCGGCTGGCCGCGCGCGGGGTGCCCAACTACTTCGGCGAGCAGCGCTTCGGCCGCCAGGGGGACAACGCGGACCTGGGCAAGGCCCTGCTCCTGGGCCAGCGGCTGCCCCGGAAGCCGGACCGCTTCGAGCGCAAGCTGTACCTCTCGGCCTTCCAGTCCCGCCTGTTCAACCGCGCCCTCGCCGCGCGCCTGAGCGCGGGCACCTTCGACACGGCGCTCCTGGGCGATGTGCTCCGCAAGGAGGAGACCGGAGGCCTCTTCGTCTGCGAGGCGCCGGAGGTGGATGCCCCGCGCGCCGCCGCGTTCGAGGTGAGCCCCGCGGGCCCGATGTTCGGCCCGGAGATGACGCCCTCCGCCCACGGCGTGGCGGAGGCCGAGGCCGCCCTCCTCGTGGAAGAGGGCGTGACGCTCTCGGACTTCGCCCGGGGACGGGGGGAGACGGAAGGGGCCCGGAGGCCCTACCGGGTGCGCCTGGCGCAGCCGGTGTTCGCCCCGGAGGGCGAGGACCTGCGGCTGTCCTTCGAGCTGCCCCGGGGGGCCTACGCCACCGAGGTGCTGGCCGAGCTGCTCAAGGAAGGGTAG
- a CDS encoding GGDEF domain-containing protein: MSDEKTAVHSVSDLLSSAQQQSAYLIVISAKSAAGIGRMFKLDRSETVLGRSTEAQFQVEDDGISRKHAKVVSLGDGRFQLMDLGSTNGTYLNGLRVNTAPLYDGDKIQIGSNTVLKFSIQDQLEEQYQRSIYESATRDGLTRLYNKKYFTETLRKEFAYCLRHRVALSLVMFDVDHFKKINDVYGHPAGDYVLSRIAQRVGDTVRTEDLLARYGGEEFALMLRESAEEQALSCAERCRQAVDRSDFIFSGTPIKVSISLGVATLLDSDFAQPEDLLASADKYLYRAKRAGRNRVDAKAVSGP; the protein is encoded by the coding sequence ATGTCCGATGAGAAAACAGCCGTCCATTCCGTCTCGGACCTGCTGAGCAGCGCTCAGCAGCAGAGCGCCTATCTGATCGTCATCAGTGCGAAGTCCGCGGCGGGCATCGGGCGGATGTTCAAGCTGGACCGCTCCGAGACGGTGCTCGGCCGGAGCACCGAAGCCCAGTTCCAGGTGGAAGACGACGGCATCTCGCGCAAGCACGCGAAGGTGGTCTCCCTGGGCGATGGCCGCTTCCAGCTCATGGACCTGGGCAGCACCAACGGCACGTACCTCAACGGCCTGCGCGTGAACACCGCCCCGCTCTACGACGGGGACAAGATCCAGATCGGCTCCAACACCGTCCTCAAGTTCTCCATCCAGGACCAGTTGGAGGAGCAGTACCAGCGCAGCATCTACGAGTCGGCCACGCGGGACGGCCTGACGCGGCTCTACAATAAGAAGTACTTCACGGAGACCTTGCGCAAGGAGTTCGCCTACTGCCTGCGCCACCGGGTGGCCCTGTCCCTGGTGATGTTCGACGTGGACCACTTCAAGAAGATCAACGACGTGTACGGCCACCCGGCCGGGGACTACGTGCTGTCGCGCATCGCCCAGCGCGTGGGGGACACGGTGCGGACCGAGGACCTGCTGGCGCGCTACGGCGGCGAGGAGTTCGCCCTGATGCTGCGCGAGTCGGCCGAGGAGCAGGCGCTCTCGTGCGCCGAGCGGTGCAGGCAGGCGGTGGACCGCAGCGACTTCATCTTCAGCGGCACCCCCATCAAGGTGAGCATCAGCCTGGGCGTGGCGACGCTGCTGGACTCGGACTTCGCGCAGCCGGAGGACCTGCTCGCCTCGGCGGACAAGTACCTCTACCGCGCCAAGCGCGCGGGCCGGAACCGGGTGGACGCCAAGGCCGTCAGCGGCCCGTGA
- a CDS encoding HEAT repeat domain-containing protein, giving the protein MSSALLVLLLLSADPRGGVGASGCWTSCQRHVQDPALRATLCQNCITQGRPEGWLVALGNVRPVPREPLRSALTDAQWRVRWAALRLTAKTRGASEPRVLAEWILTAQGEAELPACLTAVRISAEAGLPPATFLQKAGERGAAAAERIRARREALQDALTLELYAEDATVREEALSHLAVFLGLPPAQVVLQAMEGRPESADAAVASALKAAAERGPSSVGRMLLDAAVPANQARVNRLVALYSQEIQVLQGELASSDPVKRRSAVSALRPYGPLAQRELEQALNDPDRLVRQSAARGMARAEGFSLLEAAGRRLRTAASLGAQLPWLEAVAREKSCQPALLAVASSPQQSPALRGEALALLSECDMAPRQRLDGVAPFLRDSEALVRAGALRALGTGGAGGGELTGILTAGMEDPAPEVVAAAIDVAALRRQARWGDAIAKRLLEGPPLVRQAAASALEHLGRPHHVKALAECLRQDTVAAIRVSAAQALGVLGGPFAVSALSEAVQKDGDTHVQHVSREALRRLGFQR; this is encoded by the coding sequence GTGAGTTCCGCCCTCCTCGTCCTCCTGCTGCTCTCGGCCGATCCGCGTGGGGGCGTGGGGGCCTCTGGCTGCTGGACGTCCTGCCAGCGCCACGTCCAGGACCCGGCCCTGCGCGCCACGCTCTGCCAGAACTGCATCACCCAGGGCCGCCCCGAGGGCTGGCTGGTGGCGCTCGGGAACGTGCGGCCCGTGCCCCGCGAGCCCCTGCGCTCGGCGCTCACGGATGCGCAGTGGCGGGTGCGCTGGGCGGCGCTGCGGCTCACCGCGAAGACCCGGGGGGCCTCCGAGCCCCGGGTGCTGGCGGAGTGGATCCTCACGGCTCAAGGCGAGGCCGAGCTGCCCGCATGCCTCACGGCCGTCCGGATCTCCGCCGAGGCCGGCCTCCCGCCCGCCACCTTCCTCCAGAAGGCCGGTGAGCGGGGCGCCGCGGCGGCCGAGCGGATCCGGGCTCGCCGGGAGGCCCTCCAGGATGCCCTGACGCTGGAGCTGTACGCGGAGGACGCCACGGTGCGGGAGGAGGCGCTCTCCCATCTGGCCGTCTTCCTGGGGCTGCCGCCTGCCCAGGTGGTGCTCCAGGCCATGGAGGGGCGCCCCGAGTCCGCCGATGCCGCCGTGGCCTCCGCCCTGAAGGCGGCCGCCGAGCGCGGACCTTCTTCCGTGGGGCGGATGCTCCTCGATGCGGCGGTGCCCGCCAACCAGGCCCGCGTGAACCGGCTCGTGGCCCTCTACTCCCAGGAGATTCAGGTGCTTCAGGGGGAGCTCGCCTCGAGCGATCCCGTGAAGCGGCGCTCCGCGGTGTCCGCCCTGCGGCCCTATGGCCCCCTGGCGCAGCGGGAGCTGGAGCAGGCCCTGAATGATCCGGACCGGCTGGTGCGCCAGTCCGCCGCCCGGGGCATGGCCCGGGCCGAGGGCTTCTCCCTGCTCGAGGCGGCCGGCCGGCGCCTGCGCACCGCCGCGAGCCTGGGGGCGCAGCTGCCCTGGCTGGAGGCGGTGGCCCGCGAGAAGTCCTGTCAGCCGGCGCTGCTCGCCGTGGCCAGCAGCCCGCAGCAGTCCCCGGCGCTCCGGGGCGAAGCCCTGGCCCTGCTGTCCGAATGTGACATGGCGCCCCGGCAACGGCTCGATGGGGTGGCGCCGTTTCTCCGTGATTCCGAGGCGCTCGTGCGCGCCGGGGCCCTCCGCGCCCTGGGCACCGGGGGCGCGGGGGGCGGGGAGCTGACGGGCATTCTGACCGCGGGCATGGAGGATCCCGCCCCGGAGGTCGTCGCGGCGGCCATCGACGTCGCTGCCCTCCGGCGGCAGGCGCGGTGGGGGGATGCCATCGCCAAGCGCCTCCTGGAGGGCCCGCCCCTGGTGCGGCAGGCGGCCGCCAGCGCCCTGGAGCACCTGGGCCGTCCCCACCACGTCAAGGCGCTGGCCGAGTGCCTCCGCCAGGACACGGTCGCCGCCATTCGCGTCTCGGCGGCGCAGGCGCTGGGCGTGCTCGGAGGGCCGTTCGCGGTCTCCGCGCTGAGCGAGGCGGTTCAGAAGGATGGGGACACCCACGTCCAGCACGTGTCGCGCGAGGCCCTGCGGAGGCTCGGCTTTCAGCGGTGA
- a CDS encoding asparaginase, which produces MPKVLLLHTGGTLGMAGGQPSALRPSAFFRTLKQRAPELFRLADIELELFSNLDSSEMQPELWSRMAAHLYARMPAFDGVVVTHGTDTLAYTASALSFMLRDLPCPVVLTGSQRPLGEIRSDARLNLIDAVLSALHGPREVTICFDSHLYRGNRTRKVKVSEYDAFESPNFPVLGTLGVEATFEPGLRPRAAPRLFERLDSRVFLLKVFPGLDPALPLALLPHIRGLVLEAYGAGNFPIDKALGRSLLPLFTEARQQGIPVVVVSQAYRNGVDLTLYESGAAAREQGAINGGDMTPSAAVVKLMQTIVYHRTPQAIARAIQTPVAGELTPWQAPAPFPKIRKERVKTRTS; this is translated from the coding sequence ATGCCCAAAGTCCTTCTGCTGCATACCGGGGGAACACTGGGGATGGCCGGCGGGCAGCCCTCGGCGTTGCGCCCCTCGGCCTTCTTCCGGACGTTGAAGCAGCGTGCCCCGGAGCTCTTCCGGCTCGCCGACATCGAGCTGGAGCTGTTCTCCAACCTGGACAGCTCGGAGATGCAACCGGAGCTCTGGAGCCGCATGGCCGCGCACCTGTACGCGCGCATGCCCGCCTTCGATGGCGTGGTGGTGACCCACGGCACGGATACGCTTGCCTACACCGCCAGCGCCCTGTCCTTCATGCTCCGGGACTTGCCCTGCCCGGTGGTGCTCACCGGCTCCCAGCGCCCCCTGGGGGAAATCCGCAGCGATGCGCGCCTGAACCTCATCGACGCGGTGCTCTCGGCGCTCCACGGGCCGCGCGAGGTGACCATCTGCTTCGACTCCCACCTCTACCGGGGCAACCGCACCCGGAAGGTGAAGGTCTCCGAGTACGACGCCTTCGAGAGCCCCAACTTCCCGGTGCTGGGCACCCTGGGGGTGGAGGCCACCTTCGAGCCGGGCCTGCGCCCCCGCGCCGCCCCGCGCCTGTTCGAGCGGCTGGATTCGCGCGTCTTTCTGCTCAAGGTGTTCCCAGGGTTAGATCCGGCCCTGCCCCTCGCGCTGCTGCCCCACATCCGGGGGCTGGTGCTGGAGGCGTACGGGGCGGGCAACTTCCCCATCGACAAGGCCCTGGGCCGCTCCCTGCTGCCCCTGTTCACCGAGGCGCGCCAGCAGGGCATCCCCGTGGTGGTGGTCAGCCAGGCCTACCGCAACGGGGTGGACCTCACCCTGTACGAGTCCGGGGCGGCCGCCCGCGAGCAGGGGGCCATCAACGGCGGGGACATGACGCCCTCGGCCGCGGTGGTGAAGCTGATGCAGACGATCGTTTACCACCGCACACCCCAGGCCATCGCCCGGGCCATCCAGACGCCGGTGGCGGGCGAGCTGACGCCGTGGCAGGCGCCCGCCCCTTTTCCCAAGATCCGGAAGGAACGGGTCAAAACTCGCACGTCTTGA
- a CDS encoding DUF4388 domain-containing protein gives MTHRFRIDGSSQLVPEDRQGPSPLAGRPGVYVLMPTAPDLLLFSRTPAHGGSVPAPRVVLAGDASGFPLSDLIAFLSQARWSGILRVRTPGGERSITLREGEVRGASSDDPADRLGEVLIRLGYVKRTQLEEVLREQPPSKVGRALVEKGYLQAHDLFKCVTHQVSEIFHSLVLCREGSFFLIDHPLEDKSTHNIQLSTQSLLMDSIRKIDEMAHFRKRIPHGRLYVGKKRPSDGKLEEDEDRVLALLNGQRTLLELGHTAKLSEFDVTKVVFRLLEGGFALLSEKPLVASPELELSPPTPAWPIPAVRPEGVDHREVVRVFNRIFREIRDELAKQGMDGEFIASANAALSGQALSSSPVLAGLDLTAEGTFSEQRLIEAFERHRSSLGSEPLASFTQALSDVMFFLLFQAGDLLEARSDEDLARRVKELRSTLKIP, from the coding sequence ATGACGCACCGCTTTCGCATCGACGGGTCCTCCCAACTCGTCCCCGAGGACCGCCAGGGGCCGTCGCCGCTGGCGGGGCGCCCGGGAGTGTACGTGCTGATGCCCACGGCGCCGGACCTGCTGCTCTTCTCGCGCACCCCCGCGCACGGCGGCTCGGTGCCCGCGCCGCGCGTGGTGCTCGCGGGGGATGCCAGCGGCTTTCCGCTCTCGGACCTCATCGCCTTTCTGAGCCAGGCGCGCTGGAGCGGCATCCTCCGGGTGCGCACCCCCGGCGGCGAGCGCTCCATCACCCTGCGTGAGGGCGAGGTGCGCGGCGCCAGCTCCGATGACCCGGCGGACCGGCTGGGCGAGGTGCTCATCCGCCTGGGGTACGTGAAGCGCACCCAGCTGGAGGAGGTGCTCCGGGAGCAGCCCCCCTCGAAGGTGGGCCGGGCGCTGGTGGAGAAGGGCTACCTGCAGGCGCACGATCTCTTCAAGTGCGTCACCCACCAGGTGAGCGAGATTTTTCATTCGCTCGTGCTGTGCCGCGAGGGCTCGTTCTTCCTCATCGACCACCCGCTGGAGGACAAGTCCACGCACAACATCCAGCTGTCCACGCAGAGCCTGCTGATGGACAGCATCCGGAAGATCGACGAGATGGCGCACTTCCGGAAGCGCATCCCCCACGGGCGGCTCTACGTGGGCAAGAAGCGCCCCTCCGACGGCAAGCTGGAGGAGGACGAGGACCGGGTGCTGGCGCTCCTCAACGGCCAGCGCACGCTGCTGGAGCTGGGGCACACGGCCAAGCTGTCCGAGTTCGACGTCACCAAGGTGGTGTTCCGCCTGCTGGAGGGCGGCTTCGCGCTGCTCTCCGAGAAGCCCCTGGTGGCCTCGCCGGAGCTGGAGCTGTCGCCGCCCACCCCCGCCTGGCCCATCCCCGCGGTGCGCCCCGAGGGGGTGGACCACCGGGAGGTGGTCCGCGTCTTCAACCGCATCTTCCGGGAGATCCGCGACGAGCTGGCCAAGCAGGGCATGGACGGGGAGTTCATCGCCTCCGCCAACGCGGCCCTCTCGGGCCAGGCCCTGTCCTCCTCGCCCGTGCTCGCGGGGCTGGATCTGACGGCCGAAGGCACCTTCTCCGAGCAGCGGCTCATCGAGGCCTTCGAGCGCCACCGCTCGAGCCTGGGCTCCGAGCCGCTCGCCTCCTTCACGCAGGCGCTCAGCGACGTGATGTTCTTCCTGCTCTTCCAGGCCGGTGACCTGCTGGAGGCCCGCTCGGACGAGGACCTCGCCCGGCGCGTGAAAGAGCTGCGCTCCACGCTCAAGATTCCGTGA